The following coding sequences lie in one Oncorhynchus gorbuscha isolate QuinsamMale2020 ecotype Even-year linkage group LG10, OgorEven_v1.0, whole genome shotgun sequence genomic window:
- the LOC124045141 gene encoding iroquois-class homeodomain protein irx-1-B-like produces the protein MTAQGYIKSSRGCTYCHSKSDSQDVRMPASQIGFGNFFFERNINMLPGYQIPGLGCQPRVRQQQAPHLAATTGVPLTCSGLQGYNFIPYPHYGHIAHMNNSFDLKTVSPYYEALLGRGGPFYPQYRPGASDDPSRVAKVASRESTSALKAWLNEHLKNPYPTKGEKIMLAIVTKMSLTQVSTWFANARRRLKKENRVSWAFKGKSDEDEGESDEEKSDVTLQKSALVDEDEIDLQTVDEKVVEDIGHRVDNSTPELVDARLEKQSSDDHRDSTRAHGENYVEKSYTKRTSSPSRLGCKDNAECQKPKIWSLAETATSETVKKPHQDNACHPRSTEMGKFWSEWASRNGLYIPRYTAHDIL, from the exons ATGACTGCACAGGGGTATATTAAAAGTTCGCGAGGGTGCACATACTGTCATTCAAAATCTGATAGTCAGGACGTAAGGATGCCTGCGTCACAAATTGGATTTGGCAACTTCTTCTTTGAAAGAAACATCAACATGCTCCCTGGATATCAGATACCGGGTTTGGGATGTCAACCCAGGGTACGACAGCAACAAGCCCCTCATCTTGCTGCGACGACTGGGGTACCTTTGACATGTTCAGGACTACAGGGATACAACTTCATCCCCTATCCACACTACGGACACATTGCGCACATG AACAACTCATTCGACCTGAAGACTGTCTCTCCGTATTATGAAGCGCTTCTCGGCCGAGGAGGGCCGTTCTACCCGCAATATCGACCAGGCGCATCTGATGACCCAAGCAGAGTCGCCAAGGTGGCTAGCCGGGAAAGCACCAGCGCGCTCAAGGCCTGGTTGAACGAGCATCTCAAGAACCCATATCCTACAAAGGGCGAGAAGATCATGCTTGCCATCGTAACCAAAATGAGCCTCACGCAGGTGTCAACTTGGTTTGCCAACGCCAGGCGACGGCTGAAGAAGGAGAATAGGGTGAGCTGGGCGTTCAAGGGGAAATCTGACGAGGATGAGGGCGAAAGCGACGAGGAGAAGAGTGATGTCACTCTGCAGAAAAGCGCATTGGTCGATGAAGACGAAATAGATCTTCAAACCGTCGATGAGAAGGTGGTGGAGGATATTGGACATAGAGTGGACAACTCAACGCCAGAGTTGGTGGATGCACGCCTGGAGAAACAATCAAGCGATGACCATAGAGACAGCACGCGTGCTCACGGGGAAAATTATGTCGAAAAGAGTTACACCAAACGCACATCATCCCCATCTCGTCTAGGATGTAAGGACAACGCTGAGTGTCAAAAGCCCAAAATATGGTCTTTGGCAGAAACCGCTACCTCGGAAACGGTGAAAAAGCCCCACCAGGACAATGCGTGTCATCCCAGGAGCACTGAAATGGGCAAATTCTGGTCAGAATGGGCATCAAGGAATGGACTGTATATTCCCAGATATACTGCTCACGATATTCTTTAA